aACTTGGGAACACGGTGAGAAAGCATATTTAGGGACAGTTATTAAAGGGAAGGCAAGGTTGTTAGTGGCACAATTGAGAACAGGTTCGCATCATCTCAAGTATGAAACAGGTAGGTGGAAAAGACCCAAAGAGGTATGAGAAGAGAGAACTTGCTTGGTGTGAATGATGGGTGCAATTGAGATGGAATGACACTTTCTCTTTAAGTGCACAACATATGATGATATCCGTGCTCAGTATGAGATCATATCGAAGATTGACAACATGCACCATTTATTTGACAAGGATAAGATCAACTAGACTGCTAGCTTTCTAGTCGAGATATATAGTAGTAGATCTAACATTAAAAGGAATATGAAGATGGTTTAGGCTATGATTTCATGGTCCCATAGACTGATCGGTCTCATGGACATCAGTAAAACCATTCATTCATTCACATACTTATTTTACTTTTTAGCAGGGGAACTTTTCTTCTTATCTTTACAcatccttctcttctccttcacaTAGCCCCCACAAATCGACTCCCTGTCTCCTTTCAAGAATGGCCCTTCATTTTCCGTTTTAAATCAACATCGAtaatcaaactagagacaattattTTCGTAAGTTTTATCAAGGAAACCATCTTTGGACATTAAAGCTTTAGTAACTTCATATGTAAATTAAAGGCGATCTTCTAGTGTAGGCTCAAGGAGTAGCTCAACAATATTTGCAAACTGTGAACTCAATTCACAATAGGTTCAActtgaaaatgaaaaccaaaaactATTAACACCAAACATTTTTTGAATGATGCAGATTGCCCATTTGCCCATGATGCTATTGCATCACATTCACTAATTATCAATTCACATTTCCATCCATGTAATCCCTACCTTGAGATCCAGGACATATAATGTCCTAGGTTAATCCCATGGTGATTCTGCTCCCACATGACATAGAATTGACACCAAATTAATTTTGCCAAATTCAACTTACCAACTCCTAACCTTTATACTAGCCATTGGGAGCCAAATTGGTACACTTTTATCTCACTattcattttgtctcggtatttAAAGACATTTAATTGAACATGTAAACACATCTTGTATCATCAATCCTTGATCATCTACACTACTATGAGAATTCGTTCATAGGAACATTTGCATTTGAAGCATTAAAACCATAATCTGCATCAAAATCATCTAGGACATTGCATTCTTGAGTCAGTTGTCTTCAATCACTTGCCAAAGGTCATAAAACAAATAAAGTAGAGGCTTGACTGAAGAGAATTTACCCCTAACAATTCAACAATGTCACAAAGGTATTTTCCTCTACTACCAGTCGTTTCACATCCTCAAACATTAAAAATTGAGGTGACACATGTTTCAAAAGTCCACATTTTGCTAGTTTAAATGTGTTAGATCAAATCCTTGATTAATGTTAGATCTATGGCACTTGAGATTGAACCCATGATGTACGAGATCAATCTGCTAAACTTTAACAACTCAATTCATCTTACACCATTTTGCTTCTTGCTTCTGATGCCCATAAGAAGTTCTAATTCTAAATTtaatttgaaagttatgaatgaaaCAATGGGCTGCTATCCGTTCACTGCCAAAACCAGCTAAGTGTTTCCATTATGATTATTTCTAGATTTCAAGATTCTAGTTACATGATTTGTCACAGTTCTAAATTAGGTTGATTGATTGTCATATTCATTTATACCTAATTTTAGTTAAGGAATTCAGTTATTTTTTACTAATATATATtattcaatatgtttttgtttacCTTTACACACCAATGCATTTGATGCTGGACTGGAAGTGTCGGTGCATAGGTTTTAGCTTCATGTTGCTAATATAGAAGGCTAACAAAATGGAGCCACAGTCCATATTAGGTGTCAGTCAACATGATGCCTAGTTTATTCTAGGCCAGAGTAGTGCACTATGCATATATTATTGATCATAATTTTCTACAATATTATGCTTGTGAAAATTAATAGTTAAATTTTAACTCATGCAATGCTGctcaaattttctcaaattttcATCCAGATGATAGTGGAATTTCCTTTGAGTTAGATTGGGAATGTGCATTCAAGTGCGGAGGATGATTTACACTTCATGAACAATAATGAATAGAAGCAAATCACATCTTAGAGATAGAGTTGTCTTGTAAACCTCAAGGCAAGGAAAACCAGTTGGAAGTGGCAAATGCACATCTTCTAAGCTTTCCAAGTGTGGAAAACTCACAAATATGTTTCATATCTTCCTAGTGCTCTCTAGCTTCGGGTACTTTTCCACAAGAGTTGTGTACACTCCATTTTCATGCTGGACTCACTCTTGTGTATTGTGCTTTACATCTGAACGATTGGATTGTTCTTCCAAGCCTCCATGCTCCAATCTGACATCCTCGTATCCTTAAAACAGTTTGGAGGATCCTTCCCATACATTGGAAGGCTCTAAATTGGGAATTAGAAAACAAATTGTAGAACTGTTTGTTTCATCTTCTTATACATTGACTTCTGAGGAACTGCCCCTTTCATATACTAATATATTCACGCACATAcacacatttgtatatgtatatacagcCAAATCACAGACTGAGACTGAGGTGCACTTGTGATGATAATGAACTCTATTTTGTAAGCATGCAAGCAGGACATAACTCCCATGCTGAttgggtgtgtgtgtgtgaaagagggagacagagagagaggtATATGCACAGCCAAACCAGAAACTGTGTACTTGGGAATTGTGATGATTAAACACTATATTGTGTACTAAATGAACTCTACTTTGTAAGCATGCAAGTTGGATGTAACTCCCATGTCGACagtagatatatatgtgtgtgtgagagagaaaacAAATATGGTATATGTACAGCCAAACCAGAAACTGATGTTTACTTGTGATGAACAATCATTATATTTTGTACTTAATGAACTCTAAGTCTACTTTGTAAGCATGAAAGCTGGACATAACTCCCATGTTGACAGAATCAAAGCATTACAAAATAATTTTAGTATTCCATGATCCTCATAATCAAAGGCATTGCTTCAACAAATGTATTTCTTGTTTGTGTTAAGATACACTAAGATAGGATTGCACGTGTGATGGTAAGAATTTGTGGCTCTCAGAATGGAAACTTAATTTCTCATCTCTAACAGAACTACATGTTCCACACGATTTTATCAAAAAATaggattttttaaaacaaaaaaattcatgCTATCTGATTTTTGTCCATCCACCCTTGACAGCAAAATTTGAGTGTGATGTAATAGGCCACCACATAATCGAGCACAAACTGATGATAAGCAGCAACATTATTACCAGTTCTGATTGCGATTTCTAAGTAAACCTGAAAATTGATCATTGTCTTATCATCCTTCCTGACAGTTATTCCACCATCTTAAATTGCtcaaaaatataacaaaataagTATGCCAAGACTAAAGGCTCCGAATAGCTCAAATTTATACACAAAGATATAAATCTTTGGCTTCTTCTTCAACCCACCAATAACTGGTTTGTATGTTCCCCACCAGCCTATCCAGGATCACCAATGGTGGTGGACAATAACTCAAGTATTAATCTCAGGGGAACACCAAACACAGATTGTGTGCTAAGGCAAGTTACTAATCAAGGCAACCATGCGCTCACCAAGGTGCTTTAGGCACCTATTTAATAGTACTATGGCCTTTATCTCATGATTTCCAATTAAACTGTGGGGTTGTTGGGGTATGAGCTGAACCAAAAGTTAGTAACAGAATGTGTGGAGCTGATTCTTGTTGATGAGTTCAGACCATGCAATGGTATTCCTCAAATTTGTGCAACGGCTATGGCATTGAGGAAGAATGCAAATTGACAATGATGCAAATTCATTCTGAATTCTGCAAAGCAGAAATCCTGTATGTAGTCCCTGACAAACCAGATGAGACCATAATAAAAATAAGCTGTCTGTTAGTTGTTTAGAAAAGCATTACCAATAATTATTGCACGAACACACCCCATCCTTGAAATGATGGAAGCGATTTGCATCTCTCACAACAATTTCTCTCCCAGCTATCTTGGAAATGAACTTAGTTGCATCATGGCAGTCTCCGCACACACGAAGATTCTTGACAATTTGAATAGGTGATCCAGAGGGTGTGCTGATTAAGCCAAAAGCAATGGCTAGTTTTTCACTGTGGTGAAAAATAAATTGTTCCTTTTGCTCCTCTTCAATATCGTGCAGTACAAAATTTTTGTCAGGCACATAACCTGCCTCTTTCATTTGCCCAGCTAATTGCTTCAATTTAGAATAGATTTCTGTTGTTTGTGAGTGAGATCTGTCTTTTGCAACGAATGTATGTACCTTGTTATTAACTTCAATCCAGGTGTATCCTGTTACCTTCTTCACTCCCCTATCTTCCATCAGTTTTCTCACCTTTTCTCTATCATCCCACATGCCAGCTGCACTATAGATGTTTGATAGCAGCACATATGCTGCAGAATCATGCGGTTCTAATTCAAGAATGCATTCTGCTGCATGTCTTCCTAGCTCCATATTACCATAGACCCTACAGGCACCAAGCAATGTTCGCCATACCGTGGCATTAACTTTAACTGGCATTTTACTGATAAAATCTCGGGCTTCATCTAGGCGACCAGCACGGCAAATAAGATCTACGATGCAAGCATAATGATCTGCTGTTGGTGTTATCTGATGTTGTTCAAACATTGAATAAAAATACTTGTAGCCTTCATCCACAAAACCCACATGGCTGCATGCTGAGAGCACACCCACAAAGGTGATATGATCTGGCTTTATTCCCACATCTTGCATTTGCTCAAATATCCTAAGGGCTTCCGCACCCTGCCCATGTTGCGCATATCCTGTTACCATTGCATTCCAGCTTACAACATCTCGTTCATGCATCTTCTCAAATAACCTGTTTGCAGCTTCTATATTCCCACATTTTGAATACATTGTGACAAGGGAACTTGCCACACAGAGAAATGACTGATATCCAGTCTTAATGGTGCATGCATGAACCTGCTTGCCACTTTCTATAGCTGCTGCTTGTATGGCACATGCTCCAAGGGCGCTAGCAAAGGTGAATTCGTTTAGCATTAAGCTTGCTCGATGCATCTTACAAAAAAGATTTAAAGCTTCCTCGCCATACCCGTTCCAGGTGTATCCTGAAATCATTGCTGTCCATGAGACAAAGTCTGGCTCATGGAGTTTGTTGAATATTTTTGATGCACAGCTTATGTTTTCACTTTTGGCATACATGGTAACGAGAGCACTCCCCATGGAATCATATGCCTCAAAACCAGTTTTGATTGTGTATGCATGGATTTGTTTTCCTTGTTCCAAGGCTTTTAAGCTAGAACATGCACCTAGGATAGCGGTCAAAGTGAACTCGTTGAACCTT
The nucleotide sequence above comes from Cryptomeria japonica chromosome 11, Sugi_1.0, whole genome shotgun sequence. Encoded proteins:
- the LOC131061344 gene encoding pentatricopeptide repeat-containing protein At2g27610, whose amino-acid sequence is MNITKLLKHSPLRALAWRNFWFGPRANGQLNFGSTAENVEEVNMVTVGNYNTDSKTYAVILQERVLLGDFAEGKRIHACMIQTCHEANTFLGNILISMYLKRGDLEYARQVFDEMSQRNSVTWNTMLAGYTRNGYSAEALRMFYRMMQARELPDRYIFIRVLKACTSIADFKQGKKVHALVIKYGYGLDIAVSSALVDMYTKSQCKLEARQVFDKMSERDVILWTSMIAGYAQNGNAEEALELFCQMRWVVVEPNEYTFSSALAAVTSQAALRKGEQIHALVAKIGLDSALFVGNALLTMYAKCKHVVDAYKVFEKMLERNIVSWNAMNAGYAQNGYGMEALRIFCEMQKIGLKANESSLSSALKGCASLGELECSTQFHAFAIKTGFEVDFCVGTALIDMYSKCGLMIDARKLFLKISERNVVSWTAMISGYVQNALSEEALNLFCQMQREYIRFNEFTLTAILGACSSLKALEQGKQIHAYTIKTGFEAYDSMGSALVTMYAKSENISCASKIFNKLHEPDFVSWTAMISGYTWNGYGEEALNLFCKMHRASLMLNEFTFASALGACAIQAAAIESGKQVHACTIKTGYQSFLCVASSLVTMYSKCGNIEAANRLFEKMHERDVVSWNAMVTGYAQHGQGAEALRIFEQMQDVGIKPDHITFVGVLSACSHVGFVDEGYKYFYSMFEQHQITPTADHYACIVDLICRAGRLDEARDFISKMPVKVNATVWRTLLGACRVYGNMELGRHAAECILELEPHDSAAYVLLSNIYSAAGMWDDREKVRKLMEDRGVKKVTGYTWIEVNNKVHTFVAKDRSHSQTTEIYSKLKQLAGQMKEAGYVPDKNFVLHDIEEEQKEQFIFHHSEKLAIAFGLISTPSGSPIQIVKNLRVCGDCHDATKFISKIAGREIVVRDANRFHHFKDGVCSCNNYW